In Terriglobia bacterium, the genomic stretch CAACAATTCGTGACTTTGAAGATAAATTTGTTGGTATTCTGTTGCGCGAAAGTCAGGCATAGCCGAGTACCTCACCCTTTCCTGTCCCTCCACACGACCGCGTGCCCTATCCTTTGCGGCCCGCTTCGCCGCATCGTGCATTCAACTGTCCTGGGCCGCCGGGTGCCCCATCTTTTGCGACGCAAGCTTGCGCGGTTTTTGCGCGAGCTTGGTGTTTAGTCGCAAAGGGTGGGATATAAAATCACGTTGTGTTCAAAATCTGCTTTGCGAAGATGGAGTGGTGTTCTGCTTCGCGCACTGAGAAAAAATGCAGTGAGGGCCGACGATGGATTATCTCCCACCCTTTTGCTCCGAAGAAAAACCGCCTTCCTCGCAAAAGGATGGGGCACCCTCGAGTATTCTAGGGAAGAACCTAGGAAGGCTGGGCCGCCCGCCCAATTAGAGCTAGGGGGCGACCAGCTCGGCGAGCTTGGCCGCGACCTGTGCCATCGGATTTTCTGCAGTACTCAGGCCGCTTCGCGAGCCGAGCAGGGGACTGACTTCGCGGAGAGCTTCGTATGTCGTGTTGTGCACGATGGGAACGAGCAGGTCACGTGCTAGGAGCGCCGAAAGCTCTTTGTCGGCAATGCCTTCTGCTCGGAGGCGGCTCAGCAGTGCAGGGGTCACCAGCACGATCCCGACCCGCGATTTCGCCAGTCCCCTATCGATTTCGCGGAGCAACGGCGTGCCGAGGACGACGTCCTTCTCGCTAAACCAGACCTTGACGCCGCGCGACTCGAGTTGATCGTGCAATTCCTTAGCGGCACCTGCCCGGTCGTCCCACGCATGGCAAAGGAAGACGTCCCGAAGGTCAGGCAGGGAAACTCGCTTTTCGACGCTCTCGCGGAATGGCGTGAGTGTCCTCACCTCGGTAGGCGTGTACACCACCGACGAACCGGCTGGCGACCAGCGCGGCCTTGCGTTGCTGACGGACCCGCCGCCGCTGCTCCCCGACGAGGAGTACGACGGGGATGAGTATGACCCGTAGGACGGGGATGAGTACCCGTAGCTGCCATAGCTGCGGCCATAGCGGCTACCACATGCAGGGCATTCCGCCGCAGCGCTCGCTGAGCGATGGCCTCTTACCGGTGCTGTGCATCTTGCCATGTGGCCGATGATACCGGATACCATCGCCGCTCTCAAGCAATACCTCAGGAATTCGAGCCCGGGTGCCCCTTCCTTCGCGATTTTTCCGAAGGGTGGGATTCGGCCGGGTGCCCCATCCTTCGCGGTTTTTTGCGAAGGGTGGG encodes the following:
- a CDS encoding toll/interleukin-1 receptor domain-containing protein: MARCTAPVRGHRSASAAAECPACGSRYGRSYGSYGYSSPSYGSYSSPSYSSSGSSGGGSVSNARPRWSPAGSSVVYTPTEVRTLTPFRESVEKRVSLPDLRDVFLCHAWDDRAGAAKELHDQLESRGVKVWFSEKDVVLGTPLLREIDRGLAKSRVGIVLVTPALLSRLRAEGIADKELSALLARDLLVPIVHNTTYEALREVSPLLGSRSGLSTAENPMAQVAAKLAELVAP